The following coding sequences lie in one Flagellimonas eckloniae genomic window:
- a CDS encoding asparagine synthetase B: MTQIMTCHFKKIIFLSPRAQSRGLLLLFFFFFFLKSTASVILIPMDAESQENHLKAYGITYWVLSKQQKVQWLLNYRGGSFLLPDGDAIRKECQIRGVSFEVLSDGQAETILDEIGSPSKNQEAVILEKAPKIAVYSPKGNQPWDDAVTMVLTYAEIPYVTIYDEEVLNDKLALYDWLHLHHEDFTGQYGKFYGAYRAAPWYIENKKNAEELASKLGYSKVSEEKRAVALKIRNYVIGGGFMFAMCSATDSFDIALAAENVDICEPMFDGDPSDANYQGTLNYGNTFAFTNFVLERNPLRYEFSSIDMTNKRRNVPKESDYFSLMEFSAKWDAVPTMLTQNHTALVKGFMGQTTSFTREEVKPTVMVLGENKLNGEARYIHGIKGKGFFTFYGGHDPEDYQHRVGDPKTELELHPTSPGYRLILNNVLFPAARKKKQKT; the protein is encoded by the coding sequence ATGACCCAGATAATGACGTGCCATTTTAAAAAGATTATTTTTTTGTCACCTCGAGCGCAGTCGAGAGGTCTCCTTCTTCTTTTTTTCTTTTTCTTTTTTTTGAAATCAACAGCTTCTGTAATCTTGATTCCTATGGATGCAGAGAGCCAAGAAAACCATTTAAAAGCGTATGGAATTACATATTGGGTACTTTCCAAACAACAAAAAGTACAATGGTTGTTAAATTACAGGGGTGGCTCTTTTTTGTTACCTGATGGAGATGCTATACGTAAGGAATGTCAGATTCGTGGCGTTTCGTTTGAAGTATTGTCAGATGGTCAAGCAGAAACTATTTTAGATGAAATAGGGAGTCCGTCTAAGAATCAGGAAGCGGTGATTTTGGAGAAAGCACCAAAAATAGCGGTGTACTCACCCAAAGGGAATCAACCTTGGGACGATGCGGTAACCATGGTATTGACTTATGCTGAAATTCCATATGTTACAATTTATGATGAGGAGGTATTGAATGACAAGTTGGCCCTATACGATTGGTTGCACTTACACCATGAAGATTTTACGGGCCAATACGGTAAATTTTATGGCGCATACAGAGCAGCACCTTGGTATATTGAAAACAAGAAAAACGCTGAAGAACTTGCTTCCAAACTTGGATATTCCAAAGTATCCGAGGAAAAACGGGCCGTGGCTTTAAAAATTAGGAATTATGTGATTGGCGGTGGGTTTATGTTTGCCATGTGCTCCGCAACGGATAGCTTTGATATTGCTTTGGCGGCTGAGAACGTTGATATTTGCGAACCCATGTTTGATGGTGACCCTTCGGATGCCAACTATCAGGGTACATTAAATTATGGTAACACTTTTGCTTTTACCAATTTTGTTTTGGAGCGAAATCCGTTACGCTATGAGTTTTCTTCAATCGATATGACGAATAAACGAAGAAATGTTCCAAAAGAATCGGATTACTTTTCATTAATGGAATTCTCCGCAAAATGGGATGCCGTACCTACAATGCTTACGCAGAACCATACTGCTTTGGTAAAGGGGTTTATGGGACAGACCACATCTTTTACTAGGGAAGAAGTGAAACCTACGGTGATGGTACTGGGAGAAAATAAGCTCAATGGGGAGGCCCGTTATATACATGGTATAAAAGGAAAAGGGTTTTTTACTTTTTACGGAGGGCATGATCCTGAAGATTACCAGCACAGGGTAGGGGATCCAAAAACTGAGCTGGAATTGCATCCAACATCACCTGGATATCGCTTAATTTTAAACAATGTGTTGTTTCCGGCAGCTAGAAAGAAGAAACAAAAGACCTAG
- the dnaB gene encoding replicative DNA helicase, with the protein MDKPSPIIGHKVDKSTLINLERGKIPPQAVDLEEVVLGAMMIDKKGVDEVIDILHPDAFYKDAHRYIYEAIFKLFESSEPVDLLTVSSQLKKDGRLDTIGGDFYLIKLTQKVASSAHIEFHARIILQKYIQRSLIKISSEIIEDSYSESKDVFDLLDNAEAKLYEVTQGNLKRSAETAQNLVIQAKKKIEEISNKEGLSGIPSGFDKLDKLTSGWQPSDLIIVAARPGMGKTALTLSMARNIAVNSEIPVAFFSLEMSSVQLITRLISSETGLSSEKLRTGRLEKHEWEQLNVKVKALEKAPLFIDDTPSLSIFDLRAKARRLASQHGIKLIVIDYLQLMTAGGSQKGGNREQEISTISRNLKALAKELSVPVIALSQLSRAVETRGGSKRPILSDLRESGAIEQDADIVSFIYRPEYYKIDEWDDEERTPTQGQAEFIVAKHRNGGLDNIRLKFIGALGKFDNLDDFDSPFEFQSKMNADEENPFATPNLPNANEAFGSAMNSDDDPDNDVPF; encoded by the coding sequence ATGGATAAGCCTAGCCCAATTATTGGACATAAAGTTGACAAGTCTACTCTCATCAACTTGGAAAGAGGGAAAATACCTCCACAAGCAGTTGATTTAGAGGAGGTTGTGCTTGGCGCTATGATGATTGATAAAAAAGGAGTGGATGAAGTAATAGATATCTTACATCCAGATGCTTTTTATAAGGATGCCCACCGTTATATTTACGAAGCCATCTTTAAATTGTTTGAATCCTCTGAACCAGTGGATTTATTAACCGTTTCTTCCCAATTGAAGAAGGACGGACGTTTGGATACAATAGGAGGGGACTTTTATTTGATAAAATTGACTCAAAAAGTAGCTTCTTCAGCACATATTGAGTTTCATGCTCGAATAATACTTCAAAAGTATATTCAAAGAAGTCTTATAAAAATCTCCAGTGAAATTATTGAGGATTCCTATAGTGAATCCAAAGATGTTTTTGATCTTTTGGACAATGCCGAGGCTAAATTATATGAAGTCACCCAGGGTAATTTAAAACGCTCCGCGGAGACGGCCCAAAATTTGGTCATTCAAGCTAAAAAGAAAATAGAGGAGATTTCAAATAAGGAAGGTTTAAGTGGAATTCCTTCTGGCTTTGATAAACTGGATAAATTAACATCGGGCTGGCAACCAAGTGATTTAATTATTGTTGCTGCAAGACCGGGTATGGGTAAAACAGCACTTACACTTTCCATGGCAAGAAATATTGCTGTGAATTCTGAAATTCCAGTAGCATTTTTCTCTTTGGAGATGTCTTCTGTACAATTGATAACACGATTAATTTCTTCGGAAACTGGGCTTTCATCTGAAAAATTGAGAACCGGTAGATTGGAAAAACATGAGTGGGAACAACTGAATGTTAAGGTAAAAGCGTTGGAAAAAGCGCCCTTATTCATTGATGATACACCATCACTTTCTATCTTCGATTTACGCGCAAAGGCTCGACGTTTAGCTTCTCAGCATGGTATAAAACTTATCGTAATTGACTACTTGCAGTTGATGACTGCAGGAGGAAGTCAAAAAGGCGGAAATAGGGAACAGGAAATTTCTACAATTTCCAGGAACTTGAAAGCGTTGGCCAAGGAACTTAGTGTGCCGGTCATTGCACTTTCCCAATTATCACGGGCTGTGGAGACCAGAGGCGGTAGTAAGCGCCCAATACTTTCAGATTTAAGGGAGTCCGGAGCAATTGAACAAGATGCAGATATTGTGTCGTTCATTTATCGTCCTGAATATTACAAAATTGATGAGTGGGATGATGAGGAACGTACCCCAACCCAGGGTCAGGCAGAGTTTATTGTAGCAAAACACCGTAACGGTGGATTAGATAATATTAGGTTAAAGTTTATCGGAGCCTTGGGTAAATTTGATAACTTGGATGATTTTGATTCCCCATTCGAATTTCAATCGAAGATGAATGCGGATGAAGAAAACCCATTTGCTACGCCAAATCTTCCCAATGCCAATGAAGCTTTTGGTAGTGCAATGAACAGTGACGATGACCCAGATAATGACGTGCCATTTTAA